Proteins from a genomic interval of Benincasa hispida cultivar B227 chromosome 7, ASM972705v1, whole genome shotgun sequence:
- the LOC120081844 gene encoding uncharacterized protein LOC120081844: MMYVTRSLSLYKNNPSELSAPPPAGPNSGILIVQDIKAERRCCFSVFREHLTMDLPFPQNKKLNLEYSYGFDPSEYHDNNDYFYAVFIPVLDLPLSSHRYYIIQTRGEHAGKAYTSSSEEEKATFCCCKVVRDVPPRQFNPNNTYQQFQIIPTRSLSGHEGFEAISMAADGIPPFLFRRPGWTAHTSKIDGFDSMEAHGVDSVLRSQLPDFNFPLPCKISSPVVVGKWYCPYIFIRDGDVDVQMDRSMYYEMTLEQSWEEIFECENFEDGNRVVEFGVSVEKEVVVVLGKTVAGGERDVGNGFVWFSPAKIGLSLAIVERIKWQEEEGGFEWVEEGKEKEVKVKRREEFEGVGIVWKRFGCYVLVERFVLKRLDGTLVLSWEFRHTHQIRTKWWE; the protein is encoded by the exons aTGATGTACGTCACAAGGTCTCTTTCTCTGTACAAAAATAACCCGTCGGAGCTGTCGGCGCCGCCTCCCGCCGGTCCAAATTCGGGGATATTGATCGTCCAAGATATCAAAGCCGAACGAAGATGCTGTTTCTCAGTTTTTCGGGAGCACTTGACCATGGATTTGCCTTTCCCACAGAACAAAAAATTGAATCTCGAGTATTCCTATGGTTTCGATCCTTCAGAATATCACGACAACAACGATTACTTCTACGCCGTTTTCATTCCTGTTCTTGATCTACCCCTGTCTTCCCATCGCTACTATATTATCCAAACTCGCGGTGAACATGCCGG GAAAGCATATACAAGTTcaagtgaagaagaaaaagccacATTCTGCTGCTGTAAAGTGGTTCGAGATGTTCCCCCAAGACAATTCAATCCAAACAACACATACCAACAATTCCAAATTATCCCCACAAGATCCCTTTCCGGCCACGAAGGTTTTGAAGCAATTTCAATGGCGGCTGATGGGATTCCTCCCTTTTTATTCAGAAGACCAGGTTGGACTGCCCACACCTCAAAAATCGACGGTTTCGACTCCATGGAAGCACACGGCGTAGACTCTGTTCTCCGATCCCAACTCCCAGACTTCAATTTTCCTTTACCCTGCAAGATTTCCAGTCCCGTCGTCGTCGGAAAATGGTACTGCCCTTACATTTTCATCCGTGACGGCGACGTGGATGTTCAGATGGACAGATCTATGTATTACGAAATGACCCTCGAGCAGAGTTGGGAGGAGATTTTTGAGTGTGAAAATTTTGAGGATGGAAACAGAGTAGTGGAGTTTGGTGTTTCTGTGGAGAAGGAAGTGGTGGTGGTTTTAGGGAAGACGGTGGCTGGAGGTGAGAGAGATGTCGGCAATGGTTTTGTGTGGTTTAGTCCGGCGAAGATTGGGTTGAGCTTGGCGATTGTGGAGAGGATTAAATGGCAGGAGGAAGAAGGGGGATTTGAATGGGTTgaagaagggaaagaaaaggaagtgaaagtgaaaagaagagaagagttTGAAGGCGTGGGAATTGTGTGGAAGAGATTTGGGTGTTATGTGTTGGTTGAAAGGTTTGTGCTTAAGAGATTGGATGGAACTTTGGTCCTTTCTTGGGAATTTAGGCACACTCATCAAATTAGAACCAAATGGTGGGAgtga
- the LOC120081826 gene encoding cytochrome P450 CYP749A22-like isoform X2, which yields MRIQRFMRSQGIQGPSYKFIQGNTRDVYTKRMQAMATPMDLSHHILPRVMPSVHSWLNLYGRNFLQWFGVDAQLIITDPEMIKEVLHDRQKNFPKAKLQGHIHRIFGNGLATAEGERWAKSRKIANFAFHGDSLKNMIPTMIECGEKMTEGWKNYEGKELDVFKEFKVYTLDVISHTAFGSSYQQGKDIFHMLQELCELSIRNGYKIKLPIISKILKSKDDYEGERLEKRMKDCFMEIIKGREEKLRNGEADGYGNDFLGLLVKAKNDPEISQRISVEDIVDECKTFYFAGHETTNVLLAWTMFLLALHKEWQEEARNEVLKVFGDKNPTLEGLPKLRMMMIIINECLRLYPPAMTVSRLVEKEVRLGNLVVPTMTKLVIPTVAVHHDMTFWGEDAHEFKPERFLEGVGKATESNSAAYIPFGLGPRNCVGMNFAMNEAKIAMSMILQRYSFDLSPAYVHMPAQLLTISPQNGVQVILNSITYHKA from the exons ATGAGGATTCAGAGGTTCATGAGGTCACAGGGGATTCAAGGTCCTTCTTATAAGTTCATCCAAGGCAACACTAGAGATGTTTACACCAAAAGAATGCAGGCCATGGCCACACCCATGGACCTTTCCCATCACATTCTCCCCAGAGTTATGCCTAGTGTTCACTCTTGGCTCAACCTTTATG GGAGGAACTTTCTTCAGTGGTTCGGAGTTGATGCTCAGTTGATCATTACCGACCCTGAGATGATCAAAGAAGTGCTCCATGATCGACAAAAAAACTTCCCAAAAGCAAAACTCCAAGGCCACATTCATAGAATTTTTGGAAATGGACTGGCCACAGCCGAGGGTGAAAGATGGGCCAAGTCCAGGAAAATAGCCAACTTTGCTTTCCATGGAGACAGCCTCAAA AACATGATCCCAACCATGATTGAGTGTGGTGAGAAGATGACTGAAGGGTGgaagaattatgaaggaaaAGAATTGGATGTGTTCAAGGAATTCAAAGTATACACTTTGGATGTCATTTCTCATACTGCTTTTGGAAGTAGTTACCAACAAGGAAAAGATATCTTCCACATGCTACAAGAGCTTTGTGAGCTATCAATCAGAAATGGATATAAAATTAAGCTACCCATAATTAG TAAGATTTTGAAATCCAAAGATGATTATGAAGGAGAAAGGCTTGAAAAGAGAATGAAAGATTGCTTCATGGAAATCATAAAAGGGAGAGAGGAGAAGTTGAGGAATGGTGAGGCAGATGGTTATGGTAATGACTTTCTGGGATTGTTGGTGAAAGCAAAGAATGACCCTGAAATATCACAGAGGATTTCTGTGGAAGATATTGTGGATGAATGCAAGACATTTTACTTTGCTGGACATGAGACCACCAATGTTTTGCTGGCTTGGACTATGTTTCTTCTGGCATTGCATAAAGAATGGCAAGAGGAAGCAAGAAATGAAGTCTTGAAGGTATTTGGAGACAAGAATCCAACATTGGAAGGCCTTCCGAAATTAAGAATG ATGATGATCATCATCAATGAATGCCTGAGGCTATATCCACCAGCGATGACGGTATCACGGCTAGTAGAGAAGGAAGTGAGACTGGGAAACTTGGTGGTTCCGACGATGACTAAGCTTGTAATTCCAACGGTAGCAGTTCATCATGACATGACATTTTGGGGGGAGGATGCACATGAATTCAAACCAGAGAGATTTTTAGAAGGGGTGGGGAAAGCCACTGAAAGCAACTCGGCCGCATATATCCCATTCGGATTGGGGCCTCGAAATTGCGTGGGGATGAACTTTGCAATGAATGAGGCCAAAATTGCAATGTCGATGATTCTACAGAGATATTCCTTTGACCTCTCACCGGCCTACGTGCACATGCCGGCGCAATTGTTAACCATTTCCCCACAAAATGGAGTTCAagttatactaaattcaataacATATCACAAAGCCTGA
- the LOC120081826 gene encoding cytochrome P450 CYP749A22-like isoform X1 gives MECKIIIYISTFLFGCLLFGVIKLFVKLWWTPMRIQRFMRSQGIQGPSYKFIQGNTRDVYTKRMQAMATPMDLSHHILPRVMPSVHSWLNLYGRNFLQWFGVDAQLIITDPEMIKEVLHDRQKNFPKAKLQGHIHRIFGNGLATAEGERWAKSRKIANFAFHGDSLKNMIPTMIECGEKMTEGWKNYEGKELDVFKEFKVYTLDVISHTAFGSSYQQGKDIFHMLQELCELSIRNGYKIKLPIISKILKSKDDYEGERLEKRMKDCFMEIIKGREEKLRNGEADGYGNDFLGLLVKAKNDPEISQRISVEDIVDECKTFYFAGHETTNVLLAWTMFLLALHKEWQEEARNEVLKVFGDKNPTLEGLPKLRMMMIIINECLRLYPPAMTVSRLVEKEVRLGNLVVPTMTKLVIPTVAVHHDMTFWGEDAHEFKPERFLEGVGKATESNSAAYIPFGLGPRNCVGMNFAMNEAKIAMSMILQRYSFDLSPAYVHMPAQLLTISPQNGVQVILNSITYHKA, from the exons CATGAGGATTCAGAGGTTCATGAGGTCACAGGGGATTCAAGGTCCTTCTTATAAGTTCATCCAAGGCAACACTAGAGATGTTTACACCAAAAGAATGCAGGCCATGGCCACACCCATGGACCTTTCCCATCACATTCTCCCCAGAGTTATGCCTAGTGTTCACTCTTGGCTCAACCTTTATG GGAGGAACTTTCTTCAGTGGTTCGGAGTTGATGCTCAGTTGATCATTACCGACCCTGAGATGATCAAAGAAGTGCTCCATGATCGACAAAAAAACTTCCCAAAAGCAAAACTCCAAGGCCACATTCATAGAATTTTTGGAAATGGACTGGCCACAGCCGAGGGTGAAAGATGGGCCAAGTCCAGGAAAATAGCCAACTTTGCTTTCCATGGAGACAGCCTCAAA AACATGATCCCAACCATGATTGAGTGTGGTGAGAAGATGACTGAAGGGTGgaagaattatgaaggaaaAGAATTGGATGTGTTCAAGGAATTCAAAGTATACACTTTGGATGTCATTTCTCATACTGCTTTTGGAAGTAGTTACCAACAAGGAAAAGATATCTTCCACATGCTACAAGAGCTTTGTGAGCTATCAATCAGAAATGGATATAAAATTAAGCTACCCATAATTAG TAAGATTTTGAAATCCAAAGATGATTATGAAGGAGAAAGGCTTGAAAAGAGAATGAAAGATTGCTTCATGGAAATCATAAAAGGGAGAGAGGAGAAGTTGAGGAATGGTGAGGCAGATGGTTATGGTAATGACTTTCTGGGATTGTTGGTGAAAGCAAAGAATGACCCTGAAATATCACAGAGGATTTCTGTGGAAGATATTGTGGATGAATGCAAGACATTTTACTTTGCTGGACATGAGACCACCAATGTTTTGCTGGCTTGGACTATGTTTCTTCTGGCATTGCATAAAGAATGGCAAGAGGAAGCAAGAAATGAAGTCTTGAAGGTATTTGGAGACAAGAATCCAACATTGGAAGGCCTTCCGAAATTAAGAATG ATGATGATCATCATCAATGAATGCCTGAGGCTATATCCACCAGCGATGACGGTATCACGGCTAGTAGAGAAGGAAGTGAGACTGGGAAACTTGGTGGTTCCGACGATGACTAAGCTTGTAATTCCAACGGTAGCAGTTCATCATGACATGACATTTTGGGGGGAGGATGCACATGAATTCAAACCAGAGAGATTTTTAGAAGGGGTGGGGAAAGCCACTGAAAGCAACTCGGCCGCATATATCCCATTCGGATTGGGGCCTCGAAATTGCGTGGGGATGAACTTTGCAATGAATGAGGCCAAAATTGCAATGTCGATGATTCTACAGAGATATTCCTTTGACCTCTCACCGGCCTACGTGCACATGCCGGCGCAATTGTTAACCATTTCCCCACAAAATGGAGTTCAagttatactaaattcaataacATATCACAAAGCCTGA